cacatgcgcacggaccaaatgccatccatgtacattgcaagcagagtaaagtccacataggttagcgacttggacggggtgggtgcgggaggggggccgaaggcccccttgcaccccccccgtgtgtgtgtgtgtgtgtgtgtgtgtgtgtgtgtgtgtgtgtgtgtgtgtgtgtgtgtgtgtgtgcgtgcaaagcattcactgcatcacataggtttgcgactttccgtgtatgcatttggtctgtgcgcatgtgcagtgtgcgcatttggtctgtgtccgtttcgctctgtgcgcatttggtctgtgtccgtttgttactgtgtccgttttactcagcttgctgtgtccgtttattactgtgcgcatctgggactcactcctTATAACTCTTTGGGCCATTCTTTTCTGTACTCCCCTTAAtttggttttaatttttctatgacTATATATTCTACTGGCCCATATTGATAAGCCATACATTAGGACCGAGTGTGCAATGTATATAAGCGTCTGCGTCGCTCACTCGGCCCTCCCAGATTGGGCATTATTCTTGCCAAGTGTCGAACAACCCTCTCTGTCTTTATCATTGCTGCCTTAAGGTGCTCGCTATAGTCCCAtctgttatcaataataaatcccaggtattttattgatttcctGACTTCTAGTTGTATTCctccaatattaattatcaaattaggGATAAGGTTTAGGTTTTTTCCAAACAGCATAATATCCGTTTTTTCTGTAGCGATTTTTTAATCCTAAGCGTCTTATTTTTGCGCATACCAGCTCCGATATCCATTCCGTTCTTAGTACCAGCTGCCCTATGTTCTCTTCCGCTATCAAGATAAGGGTATCATCAGCGAATCCAATCAGGTCCACATCCTCAGGTAATATCATGGGTGCGTTCCGAAATCTACTGacagtactgacagtactgCTACTGAAGTTACTGGGTTTGAGCTGTTCCGAAACGCCAGTGAATACTGGCAACACTAAAAAACGGAATGCGTTTACAGTCAAACCAGCAACTGTTGATGCCATCATAAAAACCTAACTTTATACAATCTAATTATGGCAAATGtcaatgcaattataattgcagtGCAAGGTATTGTGAATGTTATTAATAGTGACAGTGACAGTTCATCAGACGATGAGGAAGAAATTCTAAATGTCTTAAACATGATTACTAAGCGTAGACCATTGGAATTAAGGCCACgcatagaaaattatattgaaaatgttattgctTTACTTTCGGATGAAGGATTCAAAGCACATTTTAGGTaggaattataataaaaaaatagaatttctctattatttcattattgaacaaaatattgtgtgaTATAATCATCGCGTGATTTTCAGAAACACTTCATAAATGTTATTGTCGCCATCAATAAGTTCGTATCGAACAGTTTCcattgttacaattaattttttaacaatctcgtcaattttaattatacacattaatGTACGGCGGACGGCGGCCATATGCTTTACTGAATTTGCACTACCTCCGgacaatgtgtaaaattagCCGGAAGTCAGTAATTCCCTAGGgtctatttttgtagaatagaTAGTAATTTACAGTTGCTGACAGCACGCTGAAAACGATTTCGGAACGAAAAAAcagtactgtcagtactggcagtagaTTTCGGAACGCACCCCATGTCGAGCACTTCATCATATGCAATGTTCCACAGAATAGATCCCAACATGGACCCCTGTGGAACTCCGCTCGTAATCGCTTTATAAACCATTTTACCGTTCCTATTTATATAGACAATTTGCCTATTATTTAAGTAACTACTAAGCAGTTTGCGAAGATAGGTcggtatatttttcttttttgttgcTTTAAGGATAACCTGCCACGGGAGCGAGTTGAAGGCATTGCTAATATTAGAACTTATCATTAGGACAGCCTTCCCATCctctatatacgtatttacGATTTGTTTAACTTCTTCTATGGCATCTACGGTCGATTTACCAGGCCTAAATCTATATTGTCTACAGGAAAAACTTTCAGTCGATTCAATGTATGATGTTAATTTCTTTCCTATCAATCTTTCCATAAATTTACCCAATTCGCTGATTAAACAAATTGATCTGTAAGATGTTAATGCTCCTTCTATTTTTCCTggtttgttaattaaaactaatttggCCACTTTCCATTCGTCTGGGAACGACCCCTCCTCAAAGCATTTATTGAAGCAGGTCAACCAATATCTAATCAAAGGGATTAACGTTCCCCCAAAAGCAAAAAGTCGACTTTAAGTCGACTTAAAGTCGACTTCATCGAAACTTGACTTGGCCTGAAGTCGACTTTTTTAAGGACGAAAGTCGACTTTAAGTCGGCTTATAGTCGGCGAATGACCCAAAAAACGTCGACTAAAAGTCGACTTCCCGTTATAACAAAAAGTTGACTTTCCGTCAACTTTAAACGTCAGATTTTAGTCACTTTCTATGCAGGGGATCTATTCTATACTGCctaccgacaactatcggtgtcgttgcgtagatattttatatagcaaAAAGCCTGCACAACGACACCGATATAGTTGTCGGTAGCCGGTACAGAATAGAGCCCCAGATCGAAAACACAGAAATTTTGAAtggaagtatatttttaaggcTATGAGTAGATGTTTAACTCGTCCTGTCAAATATGAGGAAAAATTTTCGGGAATTACCGAAACTTTTTGATCAGAGAAATAGACGTACTTTGCTGCTTTATTATCGCGATTCTGAACCTCctgtttcaaacaaattattatggtGGTGATATTCTTTTTCCTAAATCATCTGCGATTTACAATaactcaataaatattataatttggcAGACGTTTCGTTTTCCGATGGATTAGTAACGATGTTGATCCTCTTTTTCTTGTCGGCCCAAACACGAAATCTTTTACGTCTAATGATCGAATGACGCAGATAGAGCAATAGCACTGGATAGTACATTATTGAATGATTGATTGAAAGTGGTAAAATTGACTTATAAAAGTCGACTTTTCGTTGACTTTTCGTCATTTTTAAAAGTTGACTGAAAGTTGATTTCTAAAAGTCGACTTTCTGTTGACTTTCCATCAACTGTGCTCTTAGGGTCCCTTGATAATTTTCCCATGGATTCCATCTACTCCAGGACATTTCTtgctacttatttttttagcaaCTCTAATGATCTCTTCCTCTGTGATCGCACACATCGGATTCCAGTCCAAAACTTCCTCATCTGTGTCCAGCGTTCTCCGATCAGGAAAtagatgatttattattttatttgttacttcAATATCCAGTACTTGTGTAATCGGCAGATCCACCCTTCTTAATTTGTTGCATACTAATTTATAGGGGAGTCCCCATGGATTCATGTCCAGTGTGTTCATTAATTCCTTCCAGGCATCCTTTTTAgctttactaattaatttacgtAATTCCTTTTTTCTACCCAAAGTCCTCTATCCAGGTCCATCTGCAGGTTCGCTCGGCCGAGTCTACGTACCCTGGTTGCTGTTCTCCATACTCTATTACATACTCTTCTTTGATCCGCGATTTCATTGATCCACCAGTAGAGAGATTTTCTGTTCCGTCCACATGTTCTCTTCATAGAATAATTAGAGATattttccataagatagacCTTTTTTTTTGGCCAATCAGCAAAGGACATATTATCCGGTGAATTCGGCCAATTCTCAACAAGAGCCGCGGACATCATTGCATCCTCGTCCAAAGAGGTCAAACTCCATTTAATCGAGTTTgttcatgtttttatttccaggtatatacttatttctgattctatttatgtttaaattaatgtaaagaattaatgtaaatgaatgatgtgcaacttttacgtgtccaagtgaacggtgggcattttttcgtgtgcaaatatccggtggtcaaattttgcgtgtgcatataactggtgtacatttttaataaaattttgtgtccaaatgcaccgtgtgcaaatgcaccgtggccatttgaaccgtgcgcaagatatcgtgtccaaaagcaccgtgtccaaatgcaccgtgtccatttgaaccgtgtgcaagtgcaccgcTCCCGTCTCATCTACCACGGCTGCTACCACCTCATCCGTCGTGGCCTCTTCCGTTACTCCCGCTGCCGTCTGCGCCGTCTGTTGCTGCCTCCGTGCTGGCTGCTGGTCTCCGCTTCTTTTATCATTAGGGCAGTCCGCCACTCGATGCCCCTTCTGCCTACAGAGGAAGCAGGTCTTCTACTTGTGTCCGCGCTGGCCTCCAGGATCGGGCGGACCTCATCTATGAAACCAGCGTGTCTTGCTTTACTGACAGTGCCGTCGCTCTCAGCGAGCCTATCGGAATTCCGCTTACTAACAGGTGAATTTGCTCTCTTGCTGGAAAATCAAGCTGACACATTATAGCGCACTTCGAAATGGCATACTGTTCAAAAGTCTCTTGGCCCATGTTCCACTTTCTGGCTTCCACTTTCTGCAAGATTTTGTGAACTAATGTTTTTTGGTTGAACATCTTCGGCATCTCCTGTTTCAAGTCCGACCACGTCTCTAGGACCTCATCGTCCTTCGCTTCGAACCACTTTCTTGCAAACTTTGTGAGTTTGCTAGCGGCGGCGAGGAGCGTGACTCCATCCGTCGCCCCGTGTACCAGCGCCGCCTTATTTACCCTCCGCATCCAGACATTGACATTTTCGTCTTCAAATCCACTAAATTCGGGCAGCATGGTAGCTAGCCACTTTACCGCGTTACCTCCCATCGGACCTGGAGCCTGGCTCGTGGGAGGAACGCTGCCTACGGACAACGTCCCTGTACTCAGCGCCGGGGGCTCCGGGGAGCCTCTCTCTGTTCTTGATCTTCCTGGCGTCGCGTCTCCCGCCGTGTTATTACTTCCGCTGCCGACTGCACACCTCGCAAGATTAGCTCTGCTGTTGCAATTGAAACTGCTGCTGTTGCCGCAGCATCTCTTGTTGCTGTTTCAACATCTCCTGCTGTTGTCTCATCACACTATTCATTATTGTGCTCAGCGCCTGCTGCAGGGTCCCTACAGTCAGGGAAGCCTCTTCCGGGTTCGACGAACTCGATACTGTTCGGCCCTTCCTGAGTTCCGCGGCCTCTTTCGATGTGCCCCGCGCCTCCTTCTGGAGGTCCGCCGGGCCACTCTTTCCTAAATGAGCTAGGATAGCCTCGACCAGTGCCCCTTTTTCGGCGGCGATTTCTGGCCAATAGCTCTGCGCTTCTTTCAGCAGTTCCTCCATTGACATGGTTTCTAGCCGATCCTTGGTCGAGCGGAATCTCATGACCATGACGATGACTCTGCTTTTCTGtttctcacacacacacactcacttCGCGTTCTCGCGATTTCTCGCGCTCCGTTTGCCTCTTGCGGCGTCGGAGCCGCGGGGTTGCGTTCCAAACGTTGCTCGCGTTTCCTCTCCGCGAATCGATCGCACGCTTTATCTTTACTCCGGACCCGGCGCGGTAGCCCTTTGCTCGTCGCGACCGATGTTCCTGTCTTTCTTTAACACACTTTCACTtcgacggcgcggcgcgatcCCTCGACTCGCGCGTCCCGTATCCCACTTCTGAAATAtttgtacgatttttttccttttttctgaaacgtttctctctttgtctctaACTTCTATTGGGATCCGCGTCGCCGGTGGAAATCCCGGCGATAAAAGGATTCCGAATATCTACTCCGCGTACCACACGACTCCAACTCGATGCCACCGGCTCGGGAGCACGCTGCGC
This genomic window from Monomorium pharaonis isolate MP-MQ-018 chromosome 8, ASM1337386v2, whole genome shotgun sequence contains:
- the LOC118647152 gene encoding uncharacterized protein LOC118647152 — encoded protein: MGGNAVKWLATMLPEFSGFEDENVNVWMRRVNKAALVHGATDGVTLLAAASKLTKFARKWFEAKDDEVLETWSDLKQEMPKMFNQKTLVHKILQKVEARKWNMGQETFEQYAISKCAIMCQLDFPAREQIHLLVSGIPIGSLRATALSVKQDTLVS